The DNA segment CCTTCTCACCCGTGCAGCGTCACACCGTGGAGCAACATCCCCAGGCAGAGGCCGGCCAGATCCCGGGGTTCCGCAGCCTTCCGCTCGATGAGGACGTCGAGAAGCAGAGCATGGCTCATCCCCATCACGGCCACGGCCACCCGGTCGGGTGGGGCGGAGGGGTCGAAGAGGCCTGCCGCACCGCGGGGACGACCGGAAGGTGGAAGAGGGCCCAGCCGTCGGGGCCTCCGTGGATGGAGCATCCGGTCGCGGGTCCGGCTAGAAGAGGCTCCGCACCATCGGGTTGGCCCCGGGCTGAAGGGTGAGCCACACGAAGCCCACCAGGGCCACCGAGGCCACCACGGCCGCTCCCAGCGCCCCGGGGCGCCCGGAGCGGGCCAGGTCCAGCGGGGAGGGGCCGGGTGCGCCGGCCACGAATCCGGCCGCGAAGCCGCCCACCAGGCCTCCCAGGTGGCCCCAGACGTCGATGCGCGGCAGCACGAAGGTGATGAAGACGTTGAGGAGCAGGATGCCGAGAACCCACTGGCGGAGCTCGGCGGGTACCACTCGAGGGCGCTGCCAGCGGGCGTAGAGGATGTACCCCATCAGGCCGAAGATGGCCCCGGAGGCGCCGACGCTGAGGGTGAGGGGCGAGAAGTAGAGGCTGGCGGCCGAGCCCATCAGGGCGCTGATGAGGTAGACCAGCAGGAAGCGGCGGGCGCCCAGCATGTTCTCGACGACGGGCCCGATGATGTAAATGGAGAACGCGTTGGTGGCCAGGTGCATGAGGCCGGCGTGAAGGAAGGCGGAGGTGATCAGCCGGTACCACTGCCCGCCCCAGATCGCGGGGCCGTACTTGGCCCCGGCGCGCAGGAGCCAGCCGCCGGTCAGCATGTCAAGGACGAAGATGGCGGCGATCACGACCAGCAGGGTCTGGGTCATGCTCCGGCCACCTCCCAGGCGCACGGGGCGGCGGGGCCGGGACAGGGGGGAGTCGGGGTCCGCCTCCGATCGCTGCAGGCGCTGCCACCGCCGGTTGAGGTCGCTCTCGACGCGGTCCAGCCGGGCGAGCTCCGCCCGGAGGGCCCGCTCCCGCAGGGGCAACGCCGCCCTGCGGGCCTCGATCTGGCGCCTGAGGAGCTCGACCTCCTCCTCGGGAGAACGCTCACCGGGTGCGAGGTCGACTTCGCCCGGCACGCCCGCCTCCTGGGCGGCGCCATCGAAGGAGGGATCGGGCAGGCCCGCGATGGGGTCGGGCTCGCCCAGCCGCTCGGCCAGGCGGGTGACCTCCCGCCGGCGCTCCACCACCTCCACTTCACGCAGGTTGAGCCGGATCTCCTCCCGTGAGATCTGGCGGTCCTGCTCTTCCAGTTGCCTCCGCTGGCGCTCGATCCATCCCCGGCGAAGGCGGCTCCCCATGGAATCGGCCACGAACGCCCCTCCTTCTGCTGAGGGTATTCTACCACAGGGGTCTGGATGAGGCGAAGCGGGGACGGGTCAGGCGGCCCGCCGTACGGGCATTGGGCAGAGCAAGCCGGGGACGCTGGAACATACCGGAGACGGGCGGGAACACGAAGCCGGGCGGGCCCGTGGGGGTCCGCCCGGCGGCGAGGCCTGCGAGGAGGAGCGGTAGGGCGACGGCTGGCATCGCCGCCTCCCCCTGGCCGCCTGCTAGCCCTCGGGGAAGAGGTAGCGCTCCAGGATCTGCCCGGCGGCCTCCGATTGGGCCAGCTCCTGGGCGCGGCCCCAGTCGCCGTCCAGCAGCGCCCGGGTGAGCTCCGCAGGCAGCTGCAGGTAATCGCTGAGCGCCGTGGAGAGCCGGTCCTTGCCGAGGCCGGTGAGGGAGCTCCAATCCTCCTGGAGGATCGCCTCGGCCTCGAAGGGGGTGGCGCCCCGCTCGACCATCAGGTCGTAGAGGGAGAGGCGGAGCTCCTGGCCGGCCCGGCCCCAGTCGCCTGCGACCAGGGCGGAGAGCTGTTCCTTGGTGAGGATCTGCCGGGCCAGGTCCTTGGCCTCGTCGGTCACCCGGGCTGCCGGCGAGGGAGCCTCGGCCTCCACGATGCGGGCCCGGCCGTAGGCATCGGCGACGACCCGTACCGGCACCTCCGTGGTGAGGGAACCGGCGTCGGCCAGCCGGCCGGCTTGCACCAGGCGGGCGTCGGAGGGCAGGATGAGGCTGCGGGTGCCCTTCTCGGTCTTCAACACCAGGCTCTGGCTCTCGGCGTCGGCCTGGGTGAGGGTGCCGTCAAGCACCTCGAGCTTCAGGGAGCGGGCCACCATGTAGGCCGTCTCGGCCCGGGTGGCTGCCTGCGAGGGCTCGAAGCGGTCGCGCACGTAGGGGGGCAGGATGCCCTCCTGGTGGGCGGTCTCGGCGGCGTTGAAGGCCCAGTGGTCCGCGGGTACGTCCCTGAAGGTGGCCTGCCAGCCCGAGCGGTTGGGCAGGTCGGCCGTGAGGTCGTGGAGCCGGTCCACCGCCCGCTGCACCATCGCGACCATCTCGGCCCGGGTGATCTTCTCCGAGGGCCGGAAGGTCCCGTCGGGGTAGCCCTTGATGATGCCTGCCACCGTGAGCTTGCTCACCGCGTCCCGGGCCCAGTGGTCCTTCATGTCCCGGAAGCTCGGCGCCTGCTCGGCCGGTGGCAGCTCGTACGCCCGGGCCAGGACGGTGGCGAACTCGGCCCGGGTGATGGGCCGCTCGGCCTTGAAGCTGCCGTCGGGATAGCCGGTGATGACCCGCTGGTCGGCCAGGTCGCGGATCTCGCGCTCGGCCCAGTGGCCCTCCACGTCGGAAAGCTCTTCCTTGGCCTCGCCAGGCAGGGTGAGGGGGCGCAGCCCGCCCACCAGCAGGGCCGCAACGGCCAGGAGGAGTACCATGACACGGAAACGTCGCACGTTGCATGCCTCCCTGGTCCCCCAACCGTCCGGCGGTGAGGGCCCACGTCAGCCATGAACTGGCTGGCCAGGCAGGATGGGGATGGGATCCATCCTCCTGTGCCTGGTGAGGGTTCGTTCCCCCTCCGGAGGACCCTTCAAGCAATGTGCGGCGCGGATGCCAGGAAAGACCGGCCGCGCCGGCCCGCGCCGGTCCTGCCGGGGAGCGGTGCGGGAGGGTTTACCTGGGGGGCGTGGAATAAGGGACGTGGCCTGGAGGGCGGGGCCGTCCACGTGGGCTGCAGGAAGCGCTCCCCACGGGCATGGGGGGATCCAGTCATGGCGGAAGGGACCGGACGAGGGACCGGCGAGGGCACCCTGGTGCTGGTGGATGCGCACAGCCTCATCCACCGGGCGTACCACGCCCTGCCGCCCCTGCGGACCCGAGACGGGCAGCCCACCCAGGCGGTCTACGGCTTCACCGCCATGCTCATCAAGCTCCTGCAGGAGGAGCGTCCCGAGTACGTGGCCGTCTCCTTCGACCTCCAGGGCCCCACCTTCCGGCACCAGGCCTTCGCCGGGTACAAGGCCCAGCGCCCATCCATGGACGACGAGCTGGCGAGCCAGATCCCCCTGGTGTATCAGGTGGTGGAGAGCCTCCGCCTGCCGGTCCACCAGTTGGAGGGCTTCGAGGCCGACGACTGCCTGGGCACGCTGGCCCGCCAGGGCGAGGCCTTGGGCCTGCGGGTGCTGCTCCTCACGGGCGACCGGGACCTCCTCCAGCTCGTGGACGGCTCCGTTTCGGCCCTCTTGACACGTAAGGGCCTCAGCGAGCTGGAACGGCTGGACCCGCCGGGCGTGGAACGGCTGCTGGGGGTGCCGCCTGAGAAGGTGACCGACTACAAGGCCCTGGTGGGCGATCCTTCCGACAACATCCCCGGCGTTCCGGGGGTCGGACCCAAGACGGCGGCGCGCCTGCTCGCGCAGTACGGCAGCCTCGAGGCGGTGCTGGACCACGCCGCTGAGGTCGCGGGGCGCACGGGCCAGGCCCTCCGGGAGAACCGGGAGGCCGCCCTCCAGGGGAAGATGCTCACCACCATCCGCTGCGACCTCCCGCTGGAGCTGGACCTGGACCGCTGCCGCGTGCGTCCCCCCGAGGCCGGCCCGGTGCGCGACCTCTTCCACCGCCTGGAGTTCACCTCACTCCTGCACCGGCTGGGCGTTCTCTTTCCCGGGGCGGGCCTCGATGGCGCAGGAGCGGAAGGCGGCGGCACCGGGGGCGCAGGCGAGGGGAAGGAGGGGGAGGCGACGGGCCCCGGGCGGAGCCCGGAAGCCCAGGCGACGGTCCTGGCCGACGGCGCGGCCCTGGCCCGCTGGCTGGAGGATCTGCCCCCCGGGGAACCCGTGGCGGTCGAGTGGCTGGCCGACGGGCCGGACGCCCTGGCAGCTCCCCTGGTGGGGGTGTCCGTGGGCCGGCCCGGCGAGGTGGCCTACCTACCCTTGGACAAGGGCGCACGGAACGGCTTGGAGGCCCTGGGCGAGCTCCTCGCGAGCGGGCGGATCAAGTGGGTCCACGACCTGAAGCGCCAAATCCACCTGGGCCGCCGCCTGGGGCTGGAGCTGAAGCCTCCCGCCTTCGACCTCCTGCTGGCCGGCTACCTCCTGCGGCCGGGCGAGGGACGCTACGATCCGGGGGACCTGGCCAGGCGCTGGCTCGACGACGAGCTGCCGCTCCTGCAGGAAGAGGTGGAAGGGCGCGGCAAGAAGCTGGAACCCCTGGCAACGGTTCCGCCCGAGCGGCTGGCCGGCCGGCTCGCGGCGCGGCTGCGCCGGTACGGGGCCCTGGCCCACCGGCTGGAGGCCGAGATGGAGCAGGACGGCCTGCTCTCCCTCTTCCGGGAGGTGGAGCTGCCCCTGGCCTGGGTGCTGGCGGGCATGGAGGAGCGGGGCGTCCGGGTGGACCCCGAGGTGCTCCGGCGGTTGAGCGACGAGCTGGACGGCCGCATCGAGGCGCTGGCCGAAGGGGTCTACGGCATCGCGGGGGAGCGGTTCAACCTCAACTCCCCCAAGCAGCTGGGCGTGATCCTCTTCGAGCGGCTGGGCCTGCCCGTTCTCCAACGGACCAAGACGGGCCCCTCCACCTCGGCCGAGGTGCTGGAGGAGCTGGCCGACCAGCACGAGGTCGCGGCGCTCATCCTGGTCCACCGCCAGCTCGTGAAGCTGAAGGGCACCTACATCGACGCCCTCCCGGAGCTGATCCGCCCCGGGACGGGCCGGGTCCACACCACCTTCCACCAGACGGTCGCGGCCACGGGGAGGCTCTCCAGCTCGGATCCCAACCTCCAGAACATCCCCATCCGGACGGGTGAGGGCGAGAAGATCCGGGCCGCCTTCGTGCCGGGCGAGCCGGGCTGGGTCCTGCTGGCCGCCGACTACTCGCAGATCGAGCTCAGGGTGCTGGCCCACATCTCGGGCGACCCGGGGCTGATCGATGCCTTTCGCAGCGGCATGGA comes from the Limnochorda pilosa genome and includes:
- a CDS encoding rhomboid family intramembrane serine protease, giving the protein MADSMGSRLRRGWIERQRRQLEEQDRQISREEIRLNLREVEVVERRREVTRLAERLGEPDPIAGLPDPSFDGAAQEAGVPGEVDLAPGERSPEEEVELLRRQIEARRAALPLRERALRAELARLDRVESDLNRRWQRLQRSEADPDSPLSRPRRPVRLGGGRSMTQTLLVVIAAIFVLDMLTGGWLLRAGAKYGPAIWGGQWYRLITSAFLHAGLMHLATNAFSIYIIGPVVENMLGARRFLLVYLISALMGSAASLYFSPLTLSVGASGAIFGLMGYILYARWQRPRVVPAELRQWVLGILLLNVFITFVLPRIDVWGHLGGLVGGFAAGFVAGAPGPSPLDLARSGRPGALGAAVVASVALVGFVWLTLQPGANPMVRSLF
- a CDS encoding S-layer homology domain-containing protein, giving the protein MRRFRVMVLLLAVAALLVGGLRPLTLPGEAKEELSDVEGHWAEREIRDLADQRVITGYPDGSFKAERPITRAEFATVLARAYELPPAEQAPSFRDMKDHWARDAVSKLTVAGIIKGYPDGTFRPSEKITRAEMVAMVQRAVDRLHDLTADLPNRSGWQATFRDVPADHWAFNAAETAHQEGILPPYVRDRFEPSQAATRAETAYMVARSLKLEVLDGTLTQADAESQSLVLKTEKGTRSLILPSDARLVQAGRLADAGSLTTEVPVRVVADAYGRARIVEAEAPSPAARVTDEAKDLARQILTKEQLSALVAGDWGRAGQELRLSLYDLMVERGATPFEAEAILQEDWSSLTGLGKDRLSTALSDYLQLPAELTRALLDGDWGRAQELAQSEAAGQILERYLFPEG
- the polA gene encoding DNA polymerase I, encoding MAEGTGRGTGEGTLVLVDAHSLIHRAYHALPPLRTRDGQPTQAVYGFTAMLIKLLQEERPEYVAVSFDLQGPTFRHQAFAGYKAQRPSMDDELASQIPLVYQVVESLRLPVHQLEGFEADDCLGTLARQGEALGLRVLLLTGDRDLLQLVDGSVSALLTRKGLSELERLDPPGVERLLGVPPEKVTDYKALVGDPSDNIPGVPGVGPKTAARLLAQYGSLEAVLDHAAEVAGRTGQALRENREAALQGKMLTTIRCDLPLELDLDRCRVRPPEAGPVRDLFHRLEFTSLLHRLGVLFPGAGLDGAGAEGGGTGGAGEGKEGEATGPGRSPEAQATVLADGAALARWLEDLPPGEPVAVEWLADGPDALAAPLVGVSVGRPGEVAYLPLDKGARNGLEALGELLASGRIKWVHDLKRQIHLGRRLGLELKPPAFDLLLAGYLLRPGEGRYDPGDLARRWLDDELPLLQEEVEGRGKKLEPLATVPPERLAGRLAARLRRYGALAHRLEAEMEQDGLLSLFREVELPLAWVLAGMEERGVRVDPEVLRRLSDELDGRIEALAEGVYGIAGERFNLNSPKQLGVILFERLGLPVLQRTKTGPSTSAEVLEELADQHEVAALILVHRQLVKLKGTYIDALPELIRPGTGRVHTTFHQTVAATGRLSSSDPNLQNIPIRTGEGEKIRAAFVPGEPGWVLLAADYSQIELRVLAHISGDPGLIDAFRSGMDIHTRTAAEVFGVAPEQVSSSMRTAAKAINFGIVYGISSYGLARGTGLSRAEAQAYIDGYFARYPGVRRYMDEVVEQARREGYVTTLLGRRRYLPDLLARDRTRRAFAERTAMNTPIQGSAADIIKLAMLRVDERLRQAGHQARMLLQVHDELVFECPQEEVAGVAGLVREAMEGVVSLEVPLRAEVEAGPNWLETRPVADS